Proteins from a single region of Ensifer adhaerens:
- the rbfA gene encoding 30S ribosome-binding factor RbfA, translating to MSKATSSAPSQRMLRVGEQVRAAITQVLQRGEVRDPVIEKTVIAISEVRMSPDLKIATAYVTPLGVPNHAEVIEALNRNAKYLRGRLGPHLRQMKYMPEVRFRDDTSFDNYKKIDELLRSPEVSRDLDQTSEDEE from the coding sequence ATGAGCAAAGCCACATCCTCTGCCCCCTCCCAACGCATGCTGCGCGTCGGTGAACAGGTGCGTGCCGCCATTACCCAGGTTCTGCAGCGTGGCGAAGTCCGCGATCCGGTGATCGAGAAGACCGTCATCGCGATCTCGGAAGTGCGCATGTCGCCTGACCTCAAGATCGCCACCGCCTACGTGACCCCGCTCGGCGTGCCCAATCATGCCGAGGTCATCGAGGCGTTGAACCGCAATGCCAAGTACCTGCGCGGCCGCCTTGGCCCGCACCTCAGGCAGATGAAGTACATGCCCGAGGTTCGTTTCCGTGATGATACGAGCTTCGACAACTACAAGAAGATCGATGAGTTGCTGCGCTCTCCGGAAGTCAGCCGCGACCTCGACCAGACCAGCGAAGACGAAGAATAG
- the rimP gene encoding ribosome maturation factor RimP — protein sequence MSDTTTAENANEPRLITETGLDQRIADIIEPVIVPMGYRLVRVRMSGQNGLTLQIMAERNDGTMTVEDCEEISKAISPVLDVEDPIDKAYHLEVSSAGIDRPMVRKSDFFRWQGHLLKCETSVLVDGRKRFRGKIVSVDDDGFRLERDQPAYGEEPVVVIPFTTLSEARLILTDDLIRDALTADKKAKAERAANENFEDEDSPIEE from the coding sequence TTGTCCGATACGACAACGGCTGAAAATGCAAATGAACCGCGCCTGATCACCGAAACCGGTCTCGACCAGCGCATCGCCGACATCATCGAGCCGGTTATCGTGCCGATGGGCTATCGCCTGGTGCGCGTGCGCATGTCTGGCCAGAACGGCCTGACGCTGCAGATCATGGCCGAGCGCAACGATGGCACCATGACCGTCGAGGACTGCGAAGAGATCTCCAAGGCCATTTCGCCGGTGCTCGATGTGGAAGATCCGATCGACAAGGCGTATCATCTCGAAGTGTCGTCGGCCGGCATCGACCGCCCGATGGTGCGCAAGTCCGATTTCTTCCGCTGGCAGGGTCATCTGCTGAAATGCGAGACGTCGGTCCTGGTCGATGGCCGCAAGCGGTTCCGCGGCAAGATCGTTTCTGTCGATGACGATGGTTTCCGGCTTGAGCGCGACCAGCCTGCCTATGGCGAGGAACCTGTTGTCGTGATCCCGTTCACCACGCTTTCCGAAGCGCGGCTGATCCTGACCGACGATCTGATCCGTGACGCGCTGACGGCCGACAAGAAGGCCAAGGCTGAGCGTGCAGCGAACGAGAATTTCGAAGACGAAGATTCACCTATTGAGGAATAA
- the nusA gene encoding transcription termination factor NusA, with translation MAVSANRLELLQIADAVAREKVIDREIVLAAMADAIQKAARSRYGSESNIRADINSKTGEIRLQRLLEVVEKADDYSTQIPLELARDRNPDAKLGDFIADPLPPMDFGRIAAQSAKQVIVQKVREAERDRQFDEFKDRVGEIVNGTVKRVEYGNVIVDLGRGEGIIRRDEMIPRENMRYGDRVRAFVYDVRREQRGPQIFLSRTHPQFMVKLFTMEVPEIYDGIIQIKSVARDPGSRAKIAVVSNDSSIDPVGACVGMRGSRVQAVVGELQGEKIDIIPWSQDPASFIVNALQPAEVAKVVLDEDAERIEVVVPDEQLSLAIGRRGQNVRLASQLTGWDIDILTEQEESERRQKEFTERTNLFMDALDVDEMVGQVLASEGFAAVEELAYVDLDEIASIDGFDEETATEIQTRAREFLDKLEAEMDAKRKELGVADELRSIEGLTSQMLVALGEEGIKTIEDFAGCAADDLVGWSERKDGETKRFEGTFSKFDVSRAEAETMIVQARLAAGWITEEDLASDEADGEEPIDVAEGAEQDA, from the coding sequence ATGGCAGTCAGTGCTAACCGGCTCGAGCTTCTGCAGATCGCGGATGCCGTTGCGCGTGAAAAGGTGATCGACCGCGAGATCGTTCTGGCCGCAATGGCCGATGCGATCCAGAAGGCCGCCCGCTCGCGCTATGGGTCGGAATCGAACATCCGCGCCGACATCAACTCGAAGACCGGTGAAATCCGCCTGCAGCGTCTTCTTGAAGTGGTCGAGAAGGCTGACGACTACTCCACGCAGATCCCGCTCGAGCTTGCTCGCGATCGCAATCCGGACGCCAAGCTCGGCGATTTCATCGCCGACCCGCTGCCGCCGATGGATTTCGGCCGCATCGCCGCTCAATCGGCCAAGCAGGTCATCGTGCAGAAGGTTCGCGAAGCCGAGCGTGATCGCCAGTTCGACGAATTCAAGGATCGCGTCGGAGAGATCGTCAACGGCACGGTCAAGCGCGTCGAATACGGCAACGTCATCGTCGACCTCGGCCGTGGCGAAGGCATCATCCGCCGCGACGAGATGATCCCGCGCGAAAACATGCGCTACGGCGACCGCGTCCGCGCCTTCGTCTACGACGTGCGCCGCGAACAGCGTGGCCCGCAGATCTTCCTGTCGCGTACCCATCCGCAGTTCATGGTGAAGCTCTTCACCATGGAAGTACCGGAAATCTACGACGGCATCATCCAGATCAAGTCGGTTGCCCGTGACCCGGGTTCGCGCGCCAAGATCGCTGTTGTCTCGAACGACTCGTCGATCGACCCGGTCGGCGCCTGCGTCGGTATGCGCGGTTCGCGCGTTCAGGCCGTCGTCGGCGAACTGCAGGGCGAAAAGATCGACATCATTCCGTGGTCACAGGATCCGGCATCGTTCATCGTCAACGCGCTGCAGCCGGCGGAAGTGGCCAAGGTCGTTCTCGACGAAGATGCGGAGCGCATCGAAGTGGTCGTTCCGGACGAGCAGCTTTCGCTCGCCATCGGCCGCCGCGGCCAGAACGTTCGTCTCGCTTCGCAGCTGACCGGTTGGGATATCGACATCCTCACCGAGCAGGAAGAGAGCGAGCGTCGTCAGAAGGAATTCACCGAGCGCACCAACCTGTTCATGGACGCGCTCGATGTCGACGAGATGGTCGGCCAGGTTCTGGCATCCGAAGGCTTTGCCGCCGTCGAGGAGCTTGCCTATGTCGATCTCGACGAAATCGCATCGATCGACGGCTTCGACGAGGAGACCGCGACCGAAATCCAGACCCGTGCGCGCGAGTTCCTCGACAAGCTCGAGGCGGAAATGGACGCCAAGCGCAAGGAACTCGGCGTTGCCGACGAACTGCGCTCGATCGAAGGCCTGACCAGCCAGATGCTCGTCGCACTCGGCGAAGAAGGCATCAAGACGATCGAGGACTTTGCCGGCTGCGCCGCTGACGACCTCGTCGGCTGGAGCGAACGCAAGGACGGCGAAACCAAGCGCTTCGAGGGCACCTTCTCGAAGTTCGACGTTTCGCGCGCCGAAGCCGAAACCATGATCGTTCAGGCCCGCCTCGCGGCCGGCTGGATCACGGAAGAGGATCTGGCAAGCGATGAGGCCGACGGCGAAGAGCCGATCGACGTTGCCGAAGGCGCCGAGCAGGACGCTTAA
- the infB gene encoding translation initiation factor IF-2, which yields MTDNNDDKTGSAAGKKTLTLKPHGVSQGTVRQDMGRGRTKAVVVETKKRPFHRPKDERPITPVAAAPAARPVEQRPAQPQPSGRAAPQSQQHSTRQEANQANRPRVGVVLNQLSAGEIDARRRALAEAQIRDAEEAVIRAENEARRKREEEARLQQEKEEAARRAAEEAARAAVEPEVKVEEVVEERPVAARAPASPERRADNRPQAPRPAAPAAGLPTPAPAGALRGRKVDNEKDDDRGPRPGAGPARGKVVRPEPAKVPARPKADDGRRQGKLTLTAAVDEDGGQRNRSLSAMRRRQEKFKRSQMQETREKISREVILPETITIQELSQRMSERAVDVIKYLMKEGQMMKPGDLIDADMAELIAGEFGHTVKRVSESDVEEGIFNVTDSDEELLPRPPIVTIMGHVDHGKTSLLDAIRHANVVAGEAGGITQHIGAYQVEQNGNKITFIDTPGHAAFTAMRARGAQATDIAILVVAADDSVMPQTIESINHAKAAGVPIIVAINKVDKPTANPQKVRTELLQHEVFVESMGGEVLDVEVSAKNGTNLDKLLEAILLQSEILDLRANPNRTAEGTVVEAELDRGRGAVATVLVQKGTLRPGQIIVAGDQWGRVRALVNDKGEHVKEAGPSMPVEVLGLSGTPAAGDKFAVVENESRAREISEYRQRLAREKQVARQSGSRGSLEQMMTQLQTSGLKEFPLVIKGDVQGSIEAIAGALDKLGTDEVRARIVHSGAGGITESDISLAEASNAAIIGFNVRANSQARSAAERAGIEIRYYNIIYDLVDDVKAAMSGLLSPERRETFLGNAEILEVFNITKVGKVAGCRVTEGKVERGVGVRLVRDNVVIHEGKLKTLKRFKDEVSEVNVGQECGMAFENYEDIRAGDTIECFRVEHITRTL from the coding sequence ATGACCGACAACAACGACGACAAGACAGGCAGCGCAGCAGGCAAGAAGACGCTGACCCTGAAGCCCCACGGGGTTTCGCAGGGGACCGTGCGTCAGGACATGGGCCGTGGCCGCACCAAGGCGGTCGTGGTCGAAACCAAGAAACGCCCCTTCCATCGCCCCAAGGACGAGCGTCCGATCACGCCGGTTGCCGCGGCTCCCGCCGCCCGCCCGGTCGAGCAGCGCCCGGCTCAGCCGCAGCCTTCCGGCCGCGCGGCCCCGCAGTCGCAGCAGCACTCGACCCGCCAGGAAGCCAACCAGGCCAACCGTCCGCGTGTCGGTGTCGTTCTGAACCAGCTTTCCGCCGGTGAGATCGATGCGCGCCGCCGTGCTCTGGCCGAAGCGCAGATCCGGGATGCCGAAGAAGCGGTCATCCGCGCCGAGAACGAAGCACGCCGCAAGCGCGAGGAAGAAGCCCGTCTCCAGCAGGAGAAGGAAGAAGCCGCACGCCGTGCCGCCGAAGAAGCAGCCCGCGCGGCTGTCGAGCCCGAAGTCAAGGTCGAAGAAGTTGTCGAAGAGCGCCCCGTGGCTGCTCGCGCCCCTGCTTCCCCCGAGCGTCGCGCCGACAATCGCCCGCAGGCCCCGCGGCCTGCCGCCCCGGCAGCTGGACTTCCGACCCCCGCTCCGGCCGGCGCTCTGCGCGGCCGCAAGGTCGACAATGAAAAGGATGACGATCGTGGTCCGCGTCCCGGCGCAGGTCCGGCGCGTGGCAAGGTCGTGCGTCCCGAGCCCGCCAAGGTTCCAGCCCGCCCGAAGGCTGACGACGGTCGCCGCCAGGGCAAGCTGACGCTGACCGCTGCCGTCGACGAGGATGGCGGCCAGCGCAACCGCTCGCTGTCGGCCATGCGTCGCCGCCAGGAGAAGTTCAAGCGCAGCCAGATGCAGGAAACCCGCGAGAAGATCTCGCGCGAAGTCATCCTGCCTGAGACCATCACCATTCAGGAACTGTCTCAGCGCATGTCCGAGCGCGCCGTCGACGTCATCAAGTACCTGATGAAGGAAGGCCAGATGATGAAGCCGGGCGATCTGATCGACGCCGACATGGCTGAACTCATCGCCGGCGAATTCGGCCACACGGTCAAGCGCGTTTCGGAATCCGACGTCGAAGAGGGCATCTTCAACGTCACCGATTCCGACGAGGAACTGCTGCCGCGTCCGCCGATCGTCACGATCATGGGTCACGTCGACCACGGCAAGACGTCGCTGCTCGATGCGATCCGCCACGCCAACGTGGTGGCCGGCGAAGCCGGTGGCATCACCCAGCACATCGGCGCCTATCAGGTCGAGCAGAACGGCAACAAGATCACCTTCATCGACACCCCCGGCCACGCGGCGTTCACCGCCATGCGTGCCCGCGGCGCCCAGGCGACCGACATCGCGATCCTGGTGGTTGCGGCCGACGACAGCGTGATGCCGCAGACGATTGAGTCGATCAACCACGCCAAGGCGGCCGGTGTTCCGATCATCGTGGCGATCAACAAGGTCGACAAGCCGACGGCGAACCCGCAGAAGGTTCGCACCGAGCTGCTGCAGCACGAAGTCTTCGTCGAATCCATGGGTGGTGAAGTTCTCGACGTGGAAGTGTCGGCGAAGAACGGCACCAATCTCGACAAGCTGCTGGAAGCGATCCTGCTGCAGTCCGAAATCCTCGACCTGCGCGCCAATCCGAACCGGACGGCCGAAGGTACGGTGGTCGAAGCCGAGCTTGACCGTGGTCGCGGTGCGGTTGCGACCGTCCTCGTCCAGAAGGGCACGCTGCGTCCGGGCCAGATCATCGTCGCCGGTGATCAGTGGGGCCGTGTGCGCGCGCTCGTCAACGACAAGGGTGAACACGTCAAGGAAGCTGGCCCGTCGATGCCGGTCGAGGTTCTCGGCCTTTCGGGAACGCCGGCAGCTGGTGACAAGTTCGCCGTCGTCGAGAACGAGAGCCGTGCCCGCGAGATCTCCGAGTACCGCCAGCGTCTCGCCCGCGAGAAGCAGGTTGCCCGTCAGTCCGGCTCGCGCGGCTCGCTCGAGCAGATGATGACCCAGCTCCAGACCTCCGGTCTCAAGGAGTTCCCGCTGGTCATCAAGGGCGACGTGCAGGGTTCGATCGAAGCGATCGCCGGTGCTCTCGACAAGCTCGGAACCGACGAAGTGCGTGCACGCATTGTGCATTCGGGTGCCGGCGGTATCACCGAGTCCGACATCTCGCTCGCCGAGGCGTCGAACGCCGCGATCATCGGCTTCAACGTCCGCGCCAATTCGCAGGCCCGTTCGGCGGCCGAGCGTGCCGGCATCGAGATCCGCTACTACAACATCATCTACGATCTGGTGGATGACGTGAAGGCGGCGATGTCGGGCCTGCTCTCGCCGGAGCGTCGCGAAACCTTCCTCGGCAACGCCGAGATCCTGGAGGTGTTCAACATCACCAAGGTGGGCAAGGTTGCGGGTTGCCGCGTCACCGAAGGCAAGGTCGAGCGTGGCGTCGGCGTCCGTCTGGTTCGCGACAACGTCGTTATCCACGAAGGCAAGCTCAAGACCCTCAAGCGCTTCAAGGACGAAGTCTCGGAAGTCAACGTCGGTCAGGAATGCGGCATGGCCTTCGAGAACTACGAAGACATCCGCGCCGGCGACACGATCGAGTGCTTCCGCGTCGAGCACATCACGCGGACGCTTTAA
- a CDS encoding RNA-binding protein: MTASDDADSLPSETLPLDAGPKDRSGSTRTCIVTRESGSPDELIRFVAGPDGRVVPDLKRQLPGRGCWVKAERVLIEKAVAKKFFARALKADVKADATLADDVDRLLCEQLAGMMNMARKAAQFISGATKTEQAVRGLAALAVFHAADAAADGVRKIDQARKAMSFVADDEMEIPSFRPFTGAEMEGLLGSNAFIHAAALAGQAGEGVVKRAIMLEKYRGSVPVRADGGAGKPQQ, from the coding sequence ATGACCGCCTCTGATGATGCCGACAGCCTGCCTTCGGAGACCCTGCCCTTGGATGCAGGCCCGAAGGATCGGAGCGGCAGCACGCGGACCTGCATCGTCACCCGCGAAAGCGGTTCGCCCGACGAGTTGATCCGCTTCGTTGCCGGGCCCGACGGCCGCGTCGTTCCCGATCTGAAGCGTCAGCTTCCGGGGCGCGGCTGCTGGGTGAAGGCCGAGCGTGTGCTTATCGAAAAGGCGGTGGCGAAGAAGTTCTTCGCCCGCGCCCTCAAGGCGGACGTCAAGGCCGACGCGACGCTCGCCGACGACGTTGACCGGCTGCTCTGCGAGCAGTTGGCCGGCATGATGAACATGGCGCGCAAGGCGGCCCAGTTCATCTCCGGTGCGACGAAGACGGAGCAGGCCGTACGCGGTCTTGCAGCGCTTGCCGTGTTCCATGCGGCCGATGCTGCAGCCGACGGCGTGCGCAAGATAGACCAGGCCCGCAAGGCGATGAGCTTCGTGGCCGACGACGAAATGGAAATACCTTCGTTCCGTCCCTTCACCGGGGCGGAAATGGAGGGCCTTTTAGGAAGTAATGCTTTTATCCATGCCGCAGCGCTTGCAGGGCAGGCGGGTGAGGGTGTAGTGAAGCGCGCAATCATGCTCGAAAAGTACCGAGGATCCGTCCCGGTCCGGGCCGACGGCGGCGCTGGCAAGCCACAGCAATGA